One region of Hymenobacter sediminicola genomic DNA includes:
- a CDS encoding shikimate dehydrogenase family protein has protein sequence MPEFGLIGRSLTHSFSQTYFTQKFDSLNLADHHYALFELPTINELPALLARHPGLRGLNVTIPYKEQVWPFLSEVAPSAARVGAVNVIEFAADGRLIGHNTDYVGFRDSLRALLPNPWPAGLRALVLGSGGASKAVEVALRELGIGYWVVSRNPMGAGLTYQELTPRLLQEHLLIINTTPLGTYPAVEECPPIPYEALTAHHCLYDLIYNPRETEFMKRGQAAGAQTKNGFEMLCLQAEAAWKIWNT, from the coding sequence ATGCCTGAATTTGGACTTATCGGTCGTAGCCTGACGCATTCTTTCTCACAAACGTATTTCACCCAGAAGTTTGACAGCCTCAACCTAGCCGACCATCACTACGCGTTGTTCGAGCTGCCTACCATCAACGAGTTGCCGGCGTTGCTTGCTCGTCACCCTGGCTTGCGCGGCCTCAATGTCACGATTCCCTATAAGGAACAGGTGTGGCCGTTTCTGAGCGAAGTAGCCCCGTCTGCGGCACGGGTGGGGGCAGTCAACGTTATTGAGTTTGCCGCCGATGGCCGCCTGATTGGCCACAACACCGATTATGTAGGGTTTCGGGATTCGCTGCGCGCGTTGCTGCCTAACCCGTGGCCTGCCGGACTTCGGGCGCTGGTGCTGGGCAGTGGAGGCGCATCCAAGGCAGTGGAGGTGGCACTACGTGAACTGGGCATCGGCTATTGGGTTGTGTCGCGGAACCCGATGGGAGCGGGGCTCACCTACCAAGAACTCACACCCCGGCTATTGCAGGAGCATTTACTTATCATCAACACTACCCCGCTTGGTACTTACCCCGCGGTGGAGGAGTGCCCGCCCATTCCGTATGAGGCTCTCACGGCCCACCATTGCCTCTACGACCTCATTTATAACCCCCGCGAAACCGAGTTTATGAAGCGCGGGCAGGCGGCTGGCGCTCAAACCAAAAACGGGTTCGAAATGCTCTGCCTGCAGGCAGAAGCCGCCTGGAAAATCTGGAACACTTAG